A genomic region of Microlunatus sagamiharensis contains the following coding sequences:
- a CDS encoding DUF3097 domain-containing protein, whose translation MSPLDRYNGDVLSAGWNAPRKPVSESLTLERDLVVEDATSGFCGAVLRWENGLVLLEDRRGKVRAFEVGPGFLVDGKPVSLQVPVRAAARTARRTASGSVATPGGDKARVALPSRIYVEGRHDAELVERIWGDDLRHVGVVVEFLGGIDDLAAVVEEFAPGPGRRLGVLADHLVPGSKETRIAQAVERGRYGAHVRVLGHPYVDVWQAVKPERVGLKRWPDIPRDVEWKAGICEILRLPHADQADIARAWQAILGRVRNWSDIERPLLTCVEELIDFVTAGHVPTDT comes from the coding sequence GTGAGCCCCCTCGACCGCTACAACGGTGACGTCCTCAGCGCGGGCTGGAACGCCCCGCGCAAGCCGGTCAGCGAATCGCTGACCCTCGAGCGCGACCTCGTGGTCGAGGACGCGACGAGCGGCTTCTGCGGCGCGGTCCTGCGCTGGGAGAACGGCCTCGTCCTGCTCGAGGACCGCCGCGGCAAGGTCCGCGCCTTCGAGGTCGGCCCGGGCTTCCTCGTGGACGGCAAGCCCGTCTCCCTCCAGGTCCCGGTGCGCGCCGCGGCCAGGACGGCGAGGCGGACCGCGTCGGGTTCGGTCGCCACGCCGGGTGGGGACAAGGCCAGGGTCGCGCTGCCCAGCCGGATCTACGTCGAGGGCCGCCACGACGCCGAGCTCGTCGAACGCATCTGGGGCGACGACCTGCGCCACGTCGGTGTGGTCGTGGAGTTCCTCGGCGGGATCGACGACCTCGCCGCGGTGGTCGAGGAGTTCGCCCCGGGCCCGGGCCGCCGCCTCGGCGTCCTCGCCGACCACCTCGTCCCCGGCAGCAAGGAGACGCGCATCGCCCAGGCCGTCGAGCGCGGCCGGTACGGCGCCCACGTCCGCGTGCTCGGCCACCCGTACGTCGACGTCTGGCAGGCCGTGAAGCCCGAGCGCGTCGGCCTCAAGCGCTGGCCGGACATCCCCCGCGACGTCGAGTGGAAGGCCGGGATCTGCGAGATCCTCAGGCTGCCCCACGCCGACCAGGCCGACATCGCGCGGGCCTGGCAGGCCATCCTCGGGCGGGTGCGCAACTGGTCCGACATCGAGCGACCGCTGCTCACCTGCGTGGAGGAGCTCATCGACTTCGTCACCGCCGGCCACGTGCCCACCGACACCTGA
- a CDS encoding NADPH-dependent F420 reductase: protein MAVVAVIGAGKLGGALARRALAAGHTVSVAGRTDGTAFRERVARTVPGARASSVEVALQGADLVVLALPLGEHRRLDPTLLASHVVVDAMNDWTTGPASGAGTAAEDSSLRVQRDLPGAHVVKAFNHIGYHDLDDEPLHGASPRRALAVAGDDRAAARRVADLVESLGFDAVDAGPLARGAGFAVGTPAFAAPRTATELGALLTSARRGLLVAA, encoded by the coding sequence GTGGCCGTCGTCGCCGTCATCGGAGCGGGCAAGCTGGGCGGGGCGCTGGCGCGTCGCGCGCTGGCGGCCGGGCACACCGTCTCGGTGGCCGGGCGCACGGACGGGACGGCCTTCCGCGAGCGCGTCGCGCGCACCGTCCCCGGGGCGCGCGCGTCCTCGGTCGAGGTCGCCCTGCAGGGCGCCGACCTCGTCGTCCTGGCCCTGCCGCTGGGGGAGCACCGCCGCCTCGACCCGACCCTGCTCGCCAGCCACGTGGTCGTCGACGCGATGAACGACTGGACGACGGGTCCCGCCTCCGGGGCGGGCACCGCGGCCGAGGACAGCAGCCTGCGCGTGCAGCGCGACCTCCCCGGCGCCCACGTCGTCAAGGCGTTCAACCACATCGGCTACCACGACCTCGACGACGAGCCGCTCCACGGCGCGTCGCCCCGGCGTGCCCTCGCGGTCGCCGGCGACGACCGCGCCGCCGCGCGCCGGGTGGCGGACCTGGTCGAGAGCCTGGGCTTCGACGCCGTCGACGCCGGGCCCCTCGCCCGCGGCGCCGGATTCGCCGTCGGGACCCCCGCCTTCGCGGCCCCGCGCACCGCCACGGAGCTCGGCGCCCTCCTGACGTCAGCCCGACGAGGGCTGCTCGTCGCCGCCTGA
- the malQ gene encoding 4-alpha-glucanotransferase — MAAVPDLDPALRALADAYGIATEYWDWQGRHVVVARETVEAVLAALDVDASTPEAAHAALEAREQEPWTRMLPPFVALRAGRTGRVDVHLRDGDGLRVWIDLETGGVWEHLRQLENWTPARHLDGPYPGGGPVGEATFELPDALPLGYHTLRASSTDAAGQLHEASARLVVTPAWLGFPASVGERRTWGVATQLYSVTSEQSWGVGDLVDLEDLAVWSAATSGADHVLVNPLHAAEPVPPLEPSPYLPTSRRFANPLYLRVERIPEHATAPDAVRAEVARLRADLAARLEGVDAIDRDAAWTAKRAALQALFAVPRTAGREAAFAAYRAREGSGLQDFATWSALAVGLGPDWPTWPEALRHPGSPAVLAWAREHEDEVAFECWLQWALDEQLDGTQAAALRAGMRLGVMHDLAVGVNPRGADAWSLQDTYARGITVGAPPDPYNQHGQDWSQPPWRPDRLAEAAYEPWRAMVSTILRHAGGIRVDHVIGLFRLWWIPQGLGPKAGTYVRLDHEAMVGILALEAHRAEALVVGEDLGTVEPWVRDDLRSRGILGTSILWFEFDFDGDGSPLAPELWREYCLASVTTHDLPPTTAYLAGDHVRLRERLGVLTRPFEEELALDEAERGAWLDTLRAHGVLADGADVEETVQALHRYLTLTPSRLLNLALTDAVGDRRAQNQPGTTDEYPNWRVPLTDADGRPVRLEDVFRSPRVRALLAVLEG, encoded by the coding sequence ATGGCGGCCGTGCCCGACCTCGACCCGGCCCTGAGAGCCCTCGCCGACGCGTACGGCATCGCCACCGAGTACTGGGACTGGCAGGGCCGCCACGTCGTGGTGGCCCGCGAGACGGTCGAGGCGGTGCTCGCCGCGCTCGACGTCGACGCGAGCACGCCGGAGGCGGCCCACGCGGCGCTCGAGGCGCGCGAGCAGGAGCCGTGGACGCGGATGCTGCCGCCCTTCGTCGCGCTGCGGGCGGGGCGCACGGGCCGGGTCGACGTGCACCTGCGCGACGGCGACGGCCTGAGGGTGTGGATCGACCTCGAGACCGGCGGCGTCTGGGAGCACCTCCGCCAGCTCGAGAACTGGACCCCGGCCCGGCACCTCGACGGCCCGTACCCCGGCGGCGGCCCGGTGGGCGAGGCGACGTTCGAGCTCCCCGACGCGCTGCCGCTCGGCTACCACACGCTCCGCGCGAGCAGCACCGACGCCGCGGGGCAGCTGCACGAGGCGTCCGCGCGGCTGGTCGTCACGCCGGCCTGGCTCGGCTTCCCCGCCTCGGTGGGGGAGCGGCGCACCTGGGGCGTCGCGACGCAGCTCTACAGCGTGACCTCCGAGCAGTCGTGGGGCGTCGGCGACCTCGTCGACCTCGAGGACCTGGCCGTCTGGTCGGCCGCGACGAGCGGCGCCGACCACGTCCTGGTCAACCCGCTGCACGCCGCCGAGCCGGTCCCGCCGCTGGAGCCCTCGCCCTACCTGCCGACCTCGCGGCGCTTCGCCAACCCGCTCTACCTCCGCGTCGAGCGCATCCCCGAGCACGCCACCGCGCCCGACGCGGTCCGGGCCGAGGTCGCCCGGCTGCGCGCGGACCTCGCCGCACGCCTGGAGGGCGTCGACGCCATCGACCGAGACGCGGCCTGGACGGCCAAGCGGGCCGCGCTGCAGGCGCTGTTCGCGGTGCCGCGGACAGCGGGTCGCGAGGCCGCCTTCGCCGCCTACCGCGCGCGCGAGGGCAGTGGCCTGCAGGACTTCGCCACCTGGTCCGCGCTCGCCGTCGGCCTCGGGCCGGACTGGCCGACCTGGCCGGAGGCCCTGCGGCACCCGGGCTCGCCGGCGGTGCTGGCCTGGGCGCGCGAGCACGAGGACGAGGTCGCCTTCGAGTGCTGGCTGCAGTGGGCGCTCGACGAGCAGCTCGACGGCACCCAGGCGGCGGCCCTGCGCGCGGGCATGCGGCTCGGCGTGATGCACGACCTCGCCGTCGGCGTGAACCCGCGCGGCGCCGACGCGTGGAGCCTGCAGGACACGTACGCGCGCGGCATCACCGTCGGCGCGCCGCCGGACCCGTACAACCAGCACGGCCAGGACTGGAGCCAGCCGCCCTGGCGCCCCGACCGGCTCGCCGAGGCGGCGTACGAGCCGTGGCGGGCCATGGTGTCGACGATCCTGCGTCACGCGGGCGGCATCCGCGTCGACCACGTGATCGGGCTCTTCCGGCTCTGGTGGATCCCGCAGGGGCTCGGGCCCAAGGCCGGGACCTACGTCCGCCTCGACCACGAGGCCATGGTCGGCATCCTCGCGCTGGAGGCGCACCGGGCCGAGGCGCTGGTGGTGGGGGAGGACCTCGGCACGGTCGAGCCCTGGGTCCGCGACGACCTGCGCAGCCGCGGCATCCTCGGGACCTCGATCCTGTGGTTCGAGTTCGACTTCGACGGCGACGGGAGCCCGCTCGCCCCCGAGCTGTGGCGCGAGTACTGCCTGGCCTCGGTCACCACGCACGACCTGCCGCCGACGACGGCCTACCTGGCCGGCGACCACGTGCGCCTGCGCGAGCGGCTCGGCGTGCTCACCCGGCCCTTCGAGGAGGAGCTGGCCCTCGACGAGGCCGAGCGGGGGGCGTGGCTCGACACGCTCCGCGCGCACGGGGTGCTGGCCGACGGGGCGGACGTGGAGGAGACCGTGCAGGCGCTGCACCGCTACCTGACGCTCACGCCGTCGCGGCTGCTCAACTTGGCCCTGACCGATGCGGTCGGCGACCGGCGCGCTCAGAACCAGCCGGGCACGACGGACGAGTACCCGAACTGGCGCGTCCCCCTGACCGACGCCGACGGCCGGCCCGTCCGCCTCGAGGACGTCTTCAGGAGCCCGCGCGTCCGGGCGCTGCTCGCCGTCCTCGAGGGCTGA
- a CDS encoding EVE domain-containing protein, with protein sequence MGQAVSRAVLGAWLLKGNPAVWDVRRFLAEGHSMITSWSVRPGYRSALIRRGDRVVFWLSGPGTGGLPRGVWGLGHVVGPAEPWTDGDRGWWLDDAARHALRARVEVHVPLLDDPLPVAELRAAGVTDLEVQRVPQGSNPSWVSRDQLAALEPLLPPWPSPPR encoded by the coding sequence GTGGGGCAGGCCGTGAGTCGCGCGGTGCTGGGAGCGTGGCTGCTGAAGGGCAACCCGGCCGTCTGGGACGTGCGCCGCTTCCTCGCCGAGGGGCACTCGATGATTACGTCGTGGTCGGTGCGGCCCGGCTACCGCAGCGCGCTGATACGCCGGGGCGACCGCGTCGTCTTCTGGCTGTCGGGGCCCGGCACCGGCGGGCTGCCGCGCGGCGTCTGGGGTCTCGGCCACGTGGTCGGGCCCGCCGAGCCCTGGACCGACGGCGACCGCGGCTGGTGGCTCGACGACGCGGCGCGTCACGCGCTGCGCGCCCGGGTCGAGGTGCACGTCCCGCTGCTCGACGACCCGCTGCCCGTCGCCGAGCTCCGCGCCGCCGGCGTCACCGACCTCGAGGTGCAGCGCGTCCCCCAGGGGTCGAACCCCTCCTGGGTGTCCCGTGACCAGCTCGCCGCGCTCGAGCCCCTGCTGCCGCCCTGGCCGTCACCGCCGCGCTGA
- a CDS encoding metallophosphoesterase family protein yields MRVVLLSDTHAPRFWKGLPPAVAAHLGGADLVLHAGDVCVPGVLDELAAFAPVKAVLGNNDGPEVAAWGAPETLELELEGLRVAMVHDAGAKQGRVARMHRRFPDADLVVFGHSHIPLDEAQPFPDGTRLRILNPGSPTDKRRQPHRTLGLLDVADGQVGAYELVTLP; encoded by the coding sequence GTGCGCGTCGTCCTGCTCTCCGACACCCACGCCCCGCGGTTCTGGAAGGGGCTGCCCCCGGCCGTCGCCGCGCACCTCGGCGGGGCCGACCTGGTCCTGCACGCGGGCGACGTCTGCGTCCCGGGCGTGCTCGACGAGCTGGCGGCCTTCGCGCCGGTGAAGGCGGTGCTCGGCAACAACGACGGGCCGGAGGTCGCGGCCTGGGGCGCGCCCGAGACGCTGGAGCTCGAGCTCGAGGGGCTGCGGGTCGCGATGGTCCACGACGCCGGGGCGAAGCAGGGGCGGGTCGCCCGGATGCACCGACGCTTCCCCGACGCGGACCTGGTCGTCTTCGGCCACTCCCACATCCCGCTCGACGAGGCGCAGCCCTTTCCTGACGGCACCCGGCTGCGGATCCTCAACCCGGGCTCGCCGACCGACAAGCGCCGACAGCCGCACCGCACGCTCGGCCTCCTGGACGTCGCGGACGGGCAGGTCGGCGCCTACGAGCTCGTCACGCTGCCGTGA
- a CDS encoding MFS transporter encodes MTTARTAERRLLLLTCTRWLPTGLVFGLTVLLPLQRGLSLADVGAMVATQGFVVLALELPSGGLADAVGRRPVLLLAGVLGVASTLVLVLAQQAWVFVVALALQGVYRALDSGPLEAWFVDTALADDPSTPVERALSRAGTVLGAAIAVGALVSAGLVAWHPVAGSSALLLPFGAALAGMLVHLVLTAVLVTEAPHRERARGAALLASTRQAPRLVVDGVRLLRADRVLRCVVLVEVFWGVGMIGFETLMPARLAEQLGGVERAAVVLGPAAAGAWGLYAVGAGAAGLVGRRLGVAWTAVGARLACGLLVVVMGLATGPVGLVVAYLAAYTLHGANNPVHATLLHRRASAGNRATVLSINSMVSGGCYSLGVLVLGPLAAATSTGVATVVAGAFSALGAALYLPAVRTEQR; translated from the coding sequence GTGACCACCGCGCGGACGGCCGAGCGTCGGCTGCTGCTGCTCACCTGCACCCGGTGGCTGCCCACGGGGCTGGTCTTCGGGCTCACCGTGCTGCTGCCGCTGCAGCGGGGCCTGTCCCTGGCCGACGTCGGGGCGATGGTCGCCACGCAGGGGTTCGTCGTGCTGGCGCTCGAGCTGCCCAGCGGGGGGCTGGCCGACGCGGTCGGGCGCCGTCCGGTGCTGCTCCTCGCCGGCGTGCTCGGCGTCGCCTCGACCCTCGTCCTCGTGCTGGCCCAGCAGGCCTGGGTCTTCGTGGTCGCGCTCGCCCTGCAGGGGGTCTACCGGGCCCTGGACTCCGGACCGCTCGAGGCGTGGTTCGTCGACACCGCCCTGGCCGACGACCCGTCCACCCCGGTCGAGCGCGCGCTGAGCCGCGCGGGCACCGTCCTCGGGGCCGCCATCGCCGTCGGTGCGCTGGTCTCGGCCGGGCTGGTCGCCTGGCACCCCGTCGCCGGCTCGAGCGCGCTCCTGCTGCCCTTCGGCGCCGCGCTCGCGGGCATGCTCGTCCACCTGGTGCTCACCGCGGTGCTCGTGACCGAGGCGCCCCACCGCGAGCGCGCACGGGGGGCCGCGCTGCTCGCCTCGACCCGGCAGGCGCCGCGGCTGGTGGTGGACGGCGTACGGCTCCTGCGGGCCGACCGGGTGCTGCGTTGCGTCGTGCTGGTCGAGGTCTTCTGGGGCGTGGGCATGATCGGCTTCGAGACGCTGATGCCCGCGCGGCTCGCCGAGCAGCTCGGCGGCGTGGAGCGGGCCGCCGTCGTCCTCGGTCCGGCGGCGGCCGGCGCCTGGGGCCTGTACGCGGTCGGTGCCGGCGCGGCCGGGCTCGTCGGGCGTCGCCTCGGCGTCGCCTGGACCGCCGTCGGTGCCCGGCTCGCCTGCGGGCTGCTCGTCGTCGTCATGGGCCTGGCGACGGGCCCGGTCGGGCTGGTCGTGGCCTACCTCGCCGCGTACACGCTCCACGGCGCCAACAACCCCGTCCACGCGACCCTCCTGCACCGCCGGGCGAGCGCGGGCAACCGGGCCACCGTCCTGTCGATCAACTCGATGGTCTCCGGCGGCTGCTACTCACTCGGCGTCCTGGTCCTCGGTCCGCTGGCCGCCGCGACGAGCACCGGGGTGGCGACGGTCGTGGCGGGCGCATTCAGCGCCCTGGGCGCGGCGCTCTACCTGCCCGCGGTGCGCACCGAGCAGCGCTGA
- a CDS encoding ArsR/SmtB family transcription factor produces the protein MPSDENTAWLDATAVRVLAHPLRSRLLSRLRVTGPATATDLASALSTNTGATSYHLRRLEAVGLVTDTGEGEGKRRLWRATTVAHGWHRSTFADDEDAEVALDWLERSYVRQVATGAEAWLDAVGDWPAEWADATGLNDTVVTVTPARLRALTEELRAVTERYRAAPSDDPDARQVKVSLLTHPVDVDRAPGS, from the coding sequence GTGCCTTCCGACGAGAACACCGCCTGGCTCGACGCGACCGCCGTACGCGTCCTGGCCCACCCGCTGCGCTCCCGGCTGCTGTCGCGGCTGCGGGTGACCGGTCCGGCGACGGCCACGGACCTGGCGAGCGCGCTGAGCACGAACACCGGGGCCACCAGCTACCACCTGCGTCGGCTCGAGGCCGTGGGCCTCGTGACGGACACGGGAGAGGGCGAGGGCAAGCGGCGGCTGTGGCGCGCGACCACCGTCGCGCACGGCTGGCACCGCAGCACCTTCGCCGACGACGAGGACGCCGAGGTCGCCCTCGACTGGCTCGAGCGCTCGTACGTCCGCCAGGTCGCGACCGGTGCGGAGGCGTGGCTCGACGCCGTCGGCGACTGGCCCGCCGAGTGGGCCGACGCGACCGGGCTGAACGACACCGTCGTCACGGTGACGCCGGCCCGGCTCCGCGCCCTCACCGAGGAGCTGCGGGCGGTGACCGAGCGCTACCGGGCGGCCCCGAGCGACGACCCGGACGCCCGCCAGGTGAAGGTCTCGCTGCTCACCCATCCCGTGGACGTGGACCGGGCGCCCGGCTCGTGA
- a CDS encoding MFS transporter, whose translation MEILDGTVLATAAPAIAADFGVAPVDVNLAVTAYLVALAAGIPVSGWLAARWGSRRVLLLGIVLFTVASALCAASTSLPVMVLDRVLQGGGGALMVPVGRLVVLRSTPKEDLLPTIAYLTWPALLAPVVAPSLGGWVVTVASWHWIFLVNVPLGVVACVAAVRLVPRTTEPLPARLDRRGLALTTAVLVSVLVGLELLRPGSSPLLGVLLLGVGGLLGVAAVRWLRRAPDPLLDLDGLGVRSFRAANVEGSVYRAVISAVPFVVPLLLQVGLGWSAARAGLLLMALFVGNVGVKPLTTPLLRCFGFRAVLVWSIAGGALVLLGLALVGPSTPVPVLAGALVLSGALRSVGFSAYNSLQFADVDPERLRGANVLSATVQQVAGALGVAGGALLLRVGQALGSGSGFDADGLLAYRTAFVVLAVVLLVPLVDAVRLPAAVGEEVTGRRA comes from the coding sequence ATGGAGATCCTCGACGGCACCGTCCTCGCCACGGCAGCGCCAGCGATCGCCGCCGACTTCGGCGTGGCGCCCGTCGACGTGAACCTGGCGGTGACGGCCTACCTCGTCGCCCTCGCGGCCGGCATCCCGGTCAGCGGCTGGCTGGCCGCCCGCTGGGGCAGCCGGCGGGTCCTGCTGCTCGGGATCGTGCTCTTCACGGTCGCCTCCGCCCTGTGCGCGGCGAGCACGAGCCTGCCCGTGATGGTCCTGGACCGCGTCCTGCAGGGCGGCGGCGGTGCGTTGATGGTGCCGGTCGGCCGGCTCGTGGTCCTGCGGTCGACGCCCAAGGAGGACCTGCTGCCGACGATCGCCTACCTCACCTGGCCCGCGCTCCTGGCGCCCGTCGTCGCGCCCTCGCTCGGCGGCTGGGTGGTGACGGTGGCCTCGTGGCACTGGATCTTCCTCGTCAACGTCCCCCTCGGCGTCGTCGCCTGCGTGGCGGCCGTCCGGCTGGTGCCGCGGACCACCGAACCGCTCCCCGCGCGCCTCGACCGCCGCGGGCTGGCGTTGACGACGGCCGTGCTCGTGAGCGTGCTGGTGGGCCTCGAGCTCCTCCGGCCGGGGTCGTCCCCGCTCCTCGGCGTCCTGCTGCTCGGGGTCGGTGGGCTGCTGGGCGTGGCTGCCGTCCGCTGGTTGCGGCGTGCGCCGGACCCGCTCCTCGACCTCGACGGGCTGGGGGTGCGGAGCTTCCGCGCCGCGAACGTGGAGGGCTCGGTCTACCGCGCCGTGATCAGCGCCGTGCCGTTCGTCGTCCCGCTGCTGCTCCAGGTCGGCCTCGGCTGGTCGGCCGCCCGGGCCGGCCTGCTGCTCATGGCGCTGTTCGTGGGCAACGTCGGGGTCAAGCCGCTCACGACACCGCTGCTGCGCTGCTTCGGCTTCCGCGCGGTGCTGGTCTGGAGCATCGCCGGCGGGGCGCTCGTGCTGCTCGGGCTCGCCCTGGTCGGCCCGTCGACGCCGGTGCCCGTCCTCGCCGGCGCCCTGGTGCTGAGCGGCGCGCTGCGCTCGGTCGGCTTCAGCGCGTACAACTCGCTCCAGTTCGCCGACGTGGACCCCGAGCGCCTCCGCGGCGCCAACGTGCTGTCGGCGACGGTGCAGCAGGTCGCCGGTGCCCTCGGGGTCGCCGGGGGAGCGCTGCTGCTGCGCGTCGGGCAGGCCCTGGGGTCGGGCTCGGGGTTCGACGCCGACGGGCTGCTGGCCTACCGCACCGCCTTCGTCGTCCTCGCGGTGGTGCTGCTGGTGCCGCTCGTCGACGCCGTCCGGCTGCCCGCCGCCGTCGGGGAGGAGGTCACCGGCCGCCGCGCCTGA
- a CDS encoding TetR/AcrR family transcriptional regulator: MPRREAGLRDRKKAETRERLADVAAALFADRGYDAVSVLDVARAADVSDQTVYNYFPAKHDLVLDRAEEIRLRYDRLVRDRAPGASPAEVVRALVHEDVDRLRTEDRALARGEFAALCLGSPVLRRYALEFRERQTATVAAAVVDTTAGVEALVAHAHAAALVAVVQWVTDQVGRAVLDDLPFDPVGGTTRRSADLALDDLDRHFRTLGAP; encoded by the coding sequence GTGCCACGACGGGAAGCAGGACTCCGCGACCGCAAGAAGGCGGAGACGCGCGAGCGGCTCGCGGACGTGGCGGCGGCCCTCTTCGCCGACCGCGGCTACGACGCGGTCTCGGTGCTCGACGTGGCCCGCGCGGCCGACGTCTCCGACCAGACCGTCTACAACTACTTCCCGGCCAAGCACGACCTCGTGCTCGACCGCGCCGAGGAGATCCGGCTCCGCTACGACCGGCTCGTCCGTGACCGGGCGCCGGGCGCCAGCCCCGCCGAGGTGGTGCGGGCCCTCGTGCACGAGGACGTCGACCGGCTGCGGACCGAGGACCGCGCGCTGGCCCGCGGCGAGTTCGCCGCGCTCTGCCTCGGCAGCCCGGTGCTGCGGCGCTACGCGCTGGAGTTCCGCGAGCGGCAGACGGCCACGGTGGCGGCCGCCGTCGTCGACACCACCGCGGGGGTCGAGGCGCTGGTCGCCCACGCGCACGCGGCCGCGCTCGTCGCCGTTGTCCAGTGGGTCACCGACCAGGTCGGCCGGGCGGTGCTCGACGACCTGCCCTTCGACCCGGTCGGAGGCACCACGAGGCGCAGCGCCGACCTCGCTCTCGACGACCTCGACCGGCACTTCCGCACCCTCGGCGCCCCCTGA
- a CDS encoding FAD-dependent monooxygenase: protein MQTRVLVSGASIAGPALAHWLDRFGFDVTVVEKAPAVRPGGQAVDFKGAVHRTVLERTGILDAVRAAAVPSPDGVVVDAAGRTIATVPGAFGGGEINVPRGDVARVLHDLTAERVTYVFGDSVSALDQRADGVHVTFEHGEPRTYDLVVGADGIHSNVRRLAFGPEPDFVRHLGYSYVLTDLTIDGADEVAYSEPGRTVLLGSGKAPAFFVFASDASAVDRGDVEAQKATLLAAFAGAGWRVPELMAQVPAADEVYLDAIARVRADRWSSGRVVLLGDAAWGNTLGGYGTGLALVGAYVLAGELALADGDHERALARFEERFRDYASISEKVNAGRILAPRTRLCLRLRNLAFSTMALAAPLLRLLERPAADLDLPDYEALLADRAPEPTNAA from the coding sequence GTGCAGACCCGTGTCCTCGTCTCCGGCGCCAGCATCGCCGGACCCGCCCTCGCCCACTGGCTCGACCGCTTCGGCTTCGACGTCACCGTCGTGGAGAAGGCCCCGGCCGTGCGTCCCGGCGGCCAGGCCGTCGACTTCAAGGGCGCGGTGCACCGCACCGTCCTCGAGCGCACCGGCATCCTCGACGCCGTCCGCGCCGCCGCCGTCCCGAGCCCCGACGGGGTCGTCGTGGACGCGGCGGGGCGCACGATCGCGACCGTCCCCGGTGCGTTCGGCGGCGGGGAGATCAACGTGCCCCGCGGCGACGTGGCCCGCGTCCTGCACGACCTCACCGCGGAGCGCGTCACGTACGTCTTCGGCGACTCCGTCTCCGCGCTCGATCAGCGCGCCGACGGCGTGCACGTGACCTTCGAGCACGGCGAGCCCCGGACCTACGACCTCGTCGTGGGCGCGGACGGCATCCACTCCAACGTCCGCCGGCTGGCCTTCGGCCCCGAGCCCGACTTCGTCCGTCACCTCGGCTACTCCTACGTCCTCACCGACCTGACGATCGACGGGGCCGACGAGGTCGCGTACAGCGAGCCCGGGCGGACCGTCCTGCTCGGCAGCGGCAAGGCGCCGGCGTTCTTCGTCTTCGCCTCGGATGCCTCCGCGGTAGACCGCGGGGACGTGGAGGCGCAGAAGGCGACGCTCCTCGCGGCCTTCGCGGGCGCGGGCTGGCGGGTGCCCGAGCTGATGGCGCAGGTCCCGGCGGCGGACGAGGTCTACCTCGACGCGATCGCGCGGGTCAGGGCCGACCGCTGGTCGTCGGGACGCGTGGTCCTGCTCGGGGACGCCGCGTGGGGCAACACGCTCGGCGGCTACGGCACCGGTCTCGCGCTGGTCGGCGCGTACGTGCTGGCGGGCGAGCTCGCGCTGGCCGACGGGGACCACGAGCGTGCGCTGGCGCGGTTCGAGGAGAGGTTCCGTGACTACGCGTCGATCTCGGAGAAGGTGAACGCCGGTCGTATCCTCGCCCCGCGCACCCGGTTATGCCTGCGCCTGCGCAACCTGGCCTTCTCGACGATGGCGCTCGCGGCTCCGCTGCTCCGCCTGCTCGAGCGCCCCGCGGCCGACCTCGACCTGCCCGACTACGAGGCCCTGCTCGCCGACCGCGCGCCCGAGCCCACGAACGCCGCCTGA